In one Nicotiana tomentosiformis chromosome 6, ASM39032v3, whole genome shotgun sequence genomic region, the following are encoded:
- the LOC138894813 gene encoding uncharacterized protein — protein sequence MDPLKYIFQKPMPTGRLAKWQILLTEFDIIYVTRTAMKAQAMVDHLAENPVDEEYEPLKTYFPDEEVMYVDEADHDEKLGWKLFFDGAANMKGVEIWDALISKTRHHYPVTAQLRFYCTNNMTKYKACILGLRLAINKGVQEILVLGDSDLSVEFRHIPRIYNEIVDALATLASMLHHPDKTYIDPLHIHVRDQHTYCNVVEKEIDSEPWFHDVKEYIKLGVHDDLIHSPPSELHTMSALWPFVTWGMDVIGPIEPAASSEHRFILLAIDYFTKWVEVVTFKSVTKKAMVDFVHSNIICRFRIPKVIITDNAANLNSHLMKEVCQQFKIMHRNSTPYHPKVNGVVEAANKNVKKILRKMVQGSRQWHEKLPFALLGYRTTVRTSVGATPYLLKRMERAYNKKVRPRKFEVGQLVLKHILPHQAEAKGKFTPKWQGPFIVTKVLPNGAFI from the exons atggatcctctaaagtatatctttcagaagcctatgcccacTGGAAGACtggcaaagtggcagattttactcacagagtttgacatcatctatgtgactcgtACTGCGATGAAAGCCCAAGCTATGGTCGATCATTTGGCCGAGAATCCGGTGGATGAAGAATATGAGccactgaagacttattttcctgatgaagaagtaatGTATGTTGACGAGGCTGATCATGATGAAAAGCTAGGTTGGAAACttttctttgatggagctgctaaCATGAAAGGTGTCGAAATATGGGATGCACTCATTTCTAAAACAAGGCATCATTACCCCGTAACAGCTCAGCTTCGATTTTATTGCACCAACAACATGACTAAATACAAGGCATGCATTCTGGGTTTAAGGCTAGCTATAAACAAGGGAGTTCAGgaaatattggttttgggagattcagattt GTCAgtagaattcaggcatattcccaGGATTTATAATGAGATCGTTGACGCCTTGGCTACTCTGGCGTCAATGTTACACCATCCGGATAAGACTTACATCGACCCTCTGCATATCCATGTCCGTGATCAGCACACTTATTGTAATGTGGTTGAAAAGGAAATTGATAGTGAACCTTGGTTCCACGATGTCAAGGAATACATCAAGTTAGGG GTGCACGATGATTTAATTCATTCCCCACCATCTGAGTTGCACACAATGTCTGCACTTTGGCCCTTTGTtacttggggcatggatgtcattggaccaattgAGCCGGCAGCGTCAAGCGAGCATAGGTTTATTCTGTtggccattgattactttaccaagtgggtcgaagTTGTAACTTTCAAGTCTGTGACCAAGAAGGCGatggtagattttgttcattcaaatATCATTTGCCGGTTCAGAATTCCCAAGGTAATcatcacagataatgctgctaacctcaacagtcatttgatgaaagaggtatgccaacaATTCAAGATTATGCATCGAAACTCCACTCCGTATCATCCTAAGGTCAATGGAGTTGTTGAGGCTGCTAATAAGAACGtaaagaagatacttcgtaagatggtgcaaggttccaggcaatggcatgaaaagttaccttttgctttactgggttatcgtactactgttcgcacttcagtaggtgcaactccttatttgctg AAAAGAATGGaaagagcatacaacaagaaagtgcgtcccCGGAAATTTGAAGTGGGCCAACTGGTATTAAAACAcatccttccacatcaggctgaagctaaaggcaagttcACCC